In Pecten maximus chromosome 10, xPecMax1.1, whole genome shotgun sequence, one genomic interval encodes:
- the LOC117336644 gene encoding perlucin-like protein, with protein MNILLVTALLGTVAISQVSVSAWGCERGWVPFCNHCYFFSSDKQSWYQAAFTCASRGGTLVAINSISELKWVKYRAKSLCRGDFWLGGNDIRTERRWVWNPYNILVNRDCVDWDRGQPDNYHGNQDCMLLWARADFRWDDQSCASAKNYICEKFMGSSNICTCRV; from the exons ATGAATATTCTCCTAGTAACTGCCCTTCTCGGTACCGTCGCCATCTCCCAAG TTTCAGTTTCCGCATGGGGATGTGAGAGAGGCTGGGTGCCATTTTGTAATCACTGCTACTTCTTCAGTTCCGATAAACAGTCCTGGTACCAAGCCGCA TTTACATGCGCATCTCGGGGAGGAACTCTGGTCGCCATCAACAGCATATCTGAGTTGAAATGGGTCAAGTACCGCGCAAAGTCATTATGCC GTGGGGACTTCTGGCTGGGCGGTAATGACATACGTACTGAGCGTCGCTGGGTGTGGAATCCGTACAACATTCTAGTGAACAGAGACTGTGTTGACTGGGACAGGGGCCAGCCAGATAATTATCACGGCAATCAGGACTGTATGCTGCTCTGGGCCAGAGCCGATTTTAGATGGGATGATCAGAGCTGTGCCAGCGCAAAGAACTATATCTGTGAAAAATTTATG GGATCAAGCAACATATGTACCTGCAGGGTTTAA